The genomic window TCGATTAACTGATAACATTGAACTTAAGCCATCGAGCCTTTATCCCACCAAGCTCCACCGTTCATCACTTGACTCGTTTTGCGGCCTCCGAATTCCATGCAGCGAGGCGAAGCTGCTTTTGAGCGTCGCGAGACCTGCTGACAACCTCTGACCCTGACCACCTTTGGGGTGTTCCACTGCAGTCCGTCTTAGAAAAGCGAAAACCACCATGGTCGAGTCATCCAAGATGAAGTGCCTCGGAGCAGACTGCGAAAACGATGCTGGAACGTTACAGTGCCCAACTTGCCTGAAGGTGGGCTTGAACGACAGCTATTTTTGCACTCAAGATTGCTTCAAGAGAAATTGGGTCGGTCTTGGTGTCCTCTCCCCACCAGAGCTTCGCTGAACAATCCTATCCTGTAGAACCAACATAAGACGGTACACAAGATAGCACAAGGCAAGACACAAAATGGTACCCTCCACAACATCattcccccctccccaaagGTTGTCTCTAAATGCAATGAAGTTGCTCGATTTTACAATCCTTTCCCATCTTATGCCTTCACTGGCTCCGTCCGACCTGTCTATCCGCTCTCTCCGATGCGAACCGTGCCCAAGTCGATACCGCACCCGGACTGGTCTGTGACTGGCATCCCAAAGGCCGAACGACGCTTGAATAGGTCAAAAATCGACTTGCTAGACGCCAAAGGACAGGAAGCAATGCGCAAGGTTTGTAGATTAGCTCGAGAAGTACTTGACATAGTCGCCGCAGAGCTCAAGCCAGGCATTACCACGGATTATCTCGACGAGGTCTGCCACAACGCCTGTGTAGAACGGAAAGTAAGCGCGACTCCCTCCGAGATGAATCTGGCTACATCTAACTTTGATAGTCGTATCCTTCTCCCTTGAATTACAATCACTTCCCTAAATCATTGTGTACTTCTCCGAATGAAGTTGTTTGTCACGGAATACCCGATCAGCGGATCCTTCTGGATGGTGATATCCTAAATCTCGACATCTCACTATACCACGAGGGCTATCACGCCGATCTAAACGAAACGTATTATGTAGGGGATCGAGCCAAGACGGACCCCGACTCGGTCAGAGTAGTGGAGACGACTCGAGAATGCTTAGACATGGCAATTGCACTCGTCAAGCCCGGTACACCAATACGAGATTTTGGTGCCGTCATCGAGAAGCATGCCAAATCCAGAAACTGCACTGTAGTCGCGACCTGgggtggccatggcatcaacaCCGAGTTCCACCCCCCGCCGTGGATACCTCACTATGCTAAGAACAAGGCAGTTGGGGTGTGCAAACCCGGAATGACCTTCACCATTGAGCCCATACTCGCGCTGGGCAAATCTCGGGAAGTGTACTGGCCAGATAACTGGACAAACGTCACTGTGGATGGTAAACGGACTGCTCAATTTGGTGTGTACAGGTGGTCATTTTGCCAGGCGCCTATTCCCGAACACTAACAAATGTCTAGAGCACACCATGTTGGTCACTGAAACAGGCGTCGAGGTCTTGACcgcaagaaaagaaaattcTCCAGGCGGCCCAATACCAATGCCGGCGACTCCAAACGACACAGCAAAGACCAATGGCGCAACCCACGCATAGTTTTCGGCCCTGCGATGCGTTGCGTTACCCGGTTAAATAACATCAGATGGCTTGTGTGGAGCTTTATTTGGGCAGGCGAGGCAGATGGTTGCAAGTGGGAGGTTGTCAAATATTTGTAGGTACTCACAGCCAGACGGCCAGTTAAAtcggcagccttggtgtAGTTAGCAACAAATGTTAGCAACAAATGTACACTGGTGACTGAAGAGTTCAAGAGAACCGAGACCAAACCGACGGCGTAGTAACACAGAGCTCATCTCAAAACAGACCCAAGTGCAACATGGTCAAACGACACCCAACGTGAATGTGAAGCTTCTGTGCAGAAAAGTTGGAACATGGCCAGCACCTCATATCATGCTAAGCTTGCGCTTCCAGATGGGACCATGTACCGGCTATCTAGGTAGTTCAAATATGGTCAAGTTGAGGTGCTTAAACCCTGCCGGAGACGGCGAGATGCCAATTAATCGGCGCCATGAATGGGACTCGGTGTAGTCACTTAAGTGCTTACTTTAACATGGGGGTTAACCCAAGCGCTAGCATTAATCCATTGATCAAACTTGATGGCACCAAGTCCCCACGCCGAACGGCCGAACGGGCCACATACATGTAGGCCGAAGAGGCCGAAATGCTCTATATTTTGTCAGGGTGCGCCTGGTGCCTGCATGTTAATGGGTCGGGTGCGTTAGAACTTAGCATAGGCCTGGCAGGTTTCCACCAAGCGCAGATGGTGTCTGGTCCTTTGATTATTAGAGACGGCACCCTTTAAAGTGCAGAGTAAAATGTTTTAGCGTATAGGTTAAGACATCAATTACATTTAGTACCTATTGCGCTTACCATTCATATGAGCGTGTTCTGAAATACAGCACTTGCTGCAACCACCACGAGCGGCCGCTGTCTGAGCCACGTATACATTCAGTAAGACAAGGAAAACATTGTACTTTTCACGACCCAAGGCAGCTTATCAGTTGGCTTCTTAGTTTCTTTTTATTCCAGAATGGAACAGTCATTGCCCGTACAGTCGCATCTCCAAGATGAAATGCTACTAGAGAGCTTGAAGAACCCAGAGGACTTCTGGGCTCGCCAAGCCGAGCACCTTTACTGGCACAAGAAGCCCGAAGCCACGCTGCGAATGTCACAGAGAAAGCTGCAAACAGGCGAGGTTCATCCGACTTGGGAGTGGTTCTCTGGCGGCGAGATATCAACGTGCTATAACTGCCTTGACAGACATGTAGCTGCAGGCAACGGAGACCGGGTGGCTATTTACTACGACAGTCCGGCTACAGACACAAAAGAGACctatagctataataatcTCCTCGGCGAAGTTGAAGCCCTAGCTGGGGTACTCAGGCAACAAAATGTCAGAAAGGGTGATGTGGTGATGCTGTATAGTACGTACACACTTGGGCCTTAACATCAGTCGCCGCATCTGACTTACTCAAATTTAGTGCCCATGATCCCAGCGGCTCTAATCGGAATGCTGGCAGTTAACCGTCTCGGAGCCATCCACGCCGTCGTATTTGGCGGCTTTGCAGCAAATGCCCTTGCTCAACGCATTGACTCCTGCAAACCCGTGATTCTGCTGACTGCCTCATGTGGCATCGTCGGGAACAGACCTCCCATTGCGTATCGAccgctggtggaggaggcaATTGGCCTGTCGTCTCATAAACCGGGGCGTATTGTGGTTTGGGAGCGAGAACAATTACCGTGGGGTACGAAATCCTTTGCATGTGGTGGTACTCTATCTCGATGGCTGCAAAGACTTGGCCGTTTTGTAGGGACGACCAGCGACAACTACATCTCATGGCAAGGCGCGGTGAGGAAGGCAAAGGCGCGCGGCGTCAAGGCGGACTGCGTAGCAGTAAACAGCAATGATCCCATATACATCATCCACACCTCTGGAACGACTGGGACTCCCAAGGGAGTACCGCGCGATGCGGGTGGCCACGCGGTGGGATTGCATTTTTCCATCAGCTACATCTTCAACATCCACCAAGGAGATGTCGCCTTTACAGCTTCAGATATTGGCTGGGTGGTGGGACATTCCTACATCCTGTACGCACCGTTGCTTGCGGGAGCTTCCACTGTCTTATATGAAGGCAAGCCAGTCGGAACGCCTGATGCATCCGCCTTTTGGCGCGTGGTGGCAGAATACAAAGTCAACACAATGTTCACTGCGCCGACTGCACTGCGAGCCATTAAACGCGACGATCCTAATAACCATTTCCTCTCTAAAATTGGCGAGGCCGGGGGCCTACGATCACTTCGGGCGCTCTTCCTTGCCGGCGAGCGTTCAGAGCCCAGTTTAATATCCATGTACCAAGGGCTCCTCGATAAATATGGCGCACCCTCTTCCTCTCACGTCATTGACAACTGGTGGTCAACAGAAGCAGGATCACCTATAACGAGCAGAGTTCTTAACCCGCACGCCGCGCTAGATCGTGAATCTAGCGTACGGAATTACAGCCCTCTACGTATTCAACCTGGGAGTGCTGGCAAGCCGATGCCGGGATTTAATATTCGTGTCGTGGATGAGCAGGGTGATGAAGTACAAAGAGGCTTAATGGGTAATATTGTCTTAGGGCTACCTCTGGCGCCAACGGCATTCCGTACACTATGGGCAGATAAGGAGAGATTCTATTATAGCTACTTGAGACGATTTAACGGGAAATTCCTGGATACTGGAGACGCAGGGTGGATTAATGATGAAGGCTATGTTTATGTCATGAGTCGAAACGACGATGTGCTGAACGTCAGCGCGTATCGACTATCAACTGGTATGCATTTGTTAAACATCTGGAACAAACACTTCCCTGCCTGCTACTAACTAACATCACAGGGTCCATAGAACAAGCCATCTCATCGCACCCACTTGTCGCAGAATGCTGTGTGGTCGGTGTTCCTGACGAACTCAAGGGCCAGCTCCCATTCGCATTCATTACCCTTTCCACGGCGAGCCATCCCGAGTCCGCAATACCAGATGCCAAGATTTCACTTGAGATCCAGTCGCTTGTGCGTAGGCAAGTCGGTGCATTTGCGTCGCTAGGGGGGATTATCCAAGGGAAGGGCATGATTCCCAAGACACGATCTGGGAAGACGTTGCGACGAGTACTCCGAGAACTGGTTGAGAATGCAGTTTACGGAGAATTTGCCAAGGCGGTTGTAGTGCCTGGTACAGTGGAGGACGCGGTCGCGGTGGACGTGGCCCGATTCAAGATCAAGGAGTATTTCGAGAAGAGCGGCAGCAAGCACAAGCCGATCGAGTCAAGGGAAACGAGAAGGACGTCGTAAGGTTCCAAAGGCTTCTAGAATCGCTGAGCTATTGCGGCTTAGCAACAAAAAGGCATATTCGGGGTGGGTCTACGGAAAGGTCAGCTAGGAGACATTTGGAAAGAATAGATG from Metarhizium brunneum chromosome 2, complete sequence includes these protein-coding regions:
- the fma1_0 gene encoding Methionine aminopeptidase 1, producing the protein MVESSKMKCLGADCENDAGTLQCPTCLKVGLNDSYFCTQDCFKRNWNQHKTVHKIAQGKTQNGTLHNIIPPSPKVVSKCNEVARFYNPFPSYAFTGSVRPVYPLSPMRTVPKSIPHPDWSVTGIPKAERRLNRSKIDLLDAKGQEAMRKVCRLAREVLDIVAAELKPGITTDYLDEVCHNACVERKSYPSPLNYNHFPKSLCTSPNEVVCHGIPDQRILLDGDILNLDISLYHEGYHADLNETYYVGDRAKTDPDSVRVVETTRECLDMAIALVKPGTPIRDFGAVIEKHAKSRNCTVVATWGGHGINTEFHPPPWIPHYAKNKAVGVCKPGMTFTIEPILALGKSREVYWPDNWTNVTVDGKRTAQFEHTMLVTETGVEVLTARKENSPGGPIPMPATPNDTAKTNGATHA
- the ACSS3_0 gene encoding Acyl-CoA synthetase short-chain family member 3, with the protein product MEQSLPVQSHLQDEMLLESLKNPEDFWARQAEHLYWHKKPEATLRMSQRKLQTGEVHPTWEWFSGGEISTCYNCLDRHVAAGNGDRVAIYYDSPATDTKETYSYNNLLGEVEALAGVLRQQNVRKGDVVMLYMPMIPAALIGMLAVNRLGAIHAVVFGGFAANALAQRIDSCKPVILLTASCGIVGNRPPIAYRPLVEEAIGLSSHKPGRIVVWEREQLPWGTTSDNYISWQGAVRKAKARGVKADCVAVNSNDPIYIIHTSGTTGTPKGVPRDAGGHAVGLHFSISYIFNIHQGDVAFTASDIGWVVGHSYILYAPLLAGASTVLYEGKPVGTPDASAFWRVVAEYKVNTMFTAPTALRAIKRDDPNNHFLSKIGEAGGLRSLRALFLAGERSEPSLISMYQGLLDKYGAPSSSHVIDNWWSTEAGSPITSRVLNPHAALDRESSVRNYSPLRIQPGSAGKPMPGFNIRVVDEQGDEVQRGLMGNIVLGLPLAPTAFRTLWADKERFYYSYLRRFNGKFLDTGDAGWINDEGYVYVMSRNDDVLNVSAYRLSTGSIEQAISSHPLVAECCVVGVPDELKGQLPFAFITLSTASHPESAIPDAKISLEIQSLVRRQVGAFASLGGIIQGKGMIPKTRSGKTLRRVLRELVENAVYGEFAKAVVVPGTVEDAVAVDVARFKIKEYFEKSGSKHKPIESRETRRTS